One Desulfovibrio fairfieldensis genomic window carries:
- a CDS encoding glycosyltransferase: protein MRVALVHYWLVGMAGGERVLEALCRMYPQADIFTHVLDRRALSPDIAGHHIETTFINRLPGSRKQYQRYLPLMPLALEQLDLTGYDLVISSESGPAKGVITRADSLHVCYCHTPMRYLWDTWPDYMASAGALTRLGMRLLLPGLRRWDLASSFRVDHFVANSRTVARRIRKHWRREAAVVYPPVNIAAFTARERPGGEFYLCLGRLTHYKRVDLAVKACSRLNRPLVVVGKGEALKTLQAEAAPCVRFLGRQDDVAVADLLARSKALLFPGEEDFGIVPLEAAASGTPVLAYGRGGATETVCDGVTGLFFTEQSAEAVESAILEFERRERDFDPQLLRRHAESFGEERFRQEFARQVELARTAQSRPPEIQ from the coding sequence ATGCGCGTGGCCCTTGTCCACTACTGGCTTGTCGGCATGGCCGGCGGCGAGCGGGTGCTGGAAGCGCTCTGCCGCATGTACCCGCAAGCCGACATCTTCACCCATGTGCTGGACCGCAGGGCCCTTTCCCCGGACATTGCCGGGCACCATATTGAAACAACGTTCATCAACCGTCTGCCCGGCAGCCGGAAGCAGTACCAGCGTTACCTTCCGCTCATGCCTCTGGCACTGGAGCAGCTTGACCTCACGGGCTATGATCTGGTCATTTCCAGCGAGTCCGGCCCGGCCAAGGGCGTGATCACCCGCGCGGACAGCCTGCATGTCTGTTACTGCCACACGCCCATGCGTTACCTCTGGGATACCTGGCCCGACTACATGGCCTCGGCCGGGGCGCTTACCCGTCTGGGCATGCGCCTGCTGCTGCCGGGCCTGCGGCGCTGGGATCTGGCCAGCTCCTTTCGGGTGGACCATTTCGTGGCCAATTCGCGCACTGTGGCCCGGCGCATCCGTAAGCACTGGCGGCGTGAGGCGGCGGTAGTCTACCCGCCGGTGAATATCGCGGCCTTTACCGCGCGTGAGCGGCCGGGCGGGGAGTTTTATCTCTGCCTTGGCCGATTGACGCATTACAAACGGGTTGATCTGGCGGTCAAGGCCTGTTCGCGGCTGAATCGGCCCTTAGTGGTTGTCGGGAAAGGAGAGGCGCTTAAAACCCTACAGGCCGAAGCCGCGCCCTGCGTCCGCTTTCTGGGCCGTCAGGATGACGTTGCGGTGGCGGATCTGTTGGCCCGCAGCAAAGCCCTGCTTTTCCCCGGCGAAGAGGACTTCGGCATCGTCCCCCTGGAAGCGGCGGCCTCGGGCACGCCTGTACTGGCCTATGGCCGGGGCGGCGCCACGGAAACGGTATGCGACGGCGTCACCGGACTCTTTTTCACGGAACAGAGTGCGGAGGCAGTGGAATCCGCCATTCTGGAGTTCGAACGCCGGGAGCGGGATTTTGACCCCCAGCTACTGCGCCGTCACGCCGAGAGCTTCGGCGAGGAGCGCTTCAGACAGGAATTCGCGCGGCAGGTGGAACTGGCGCGGACGGCGCAAAGCCGTCCGCCGGAAATTCAATAA
- the fabZ gene encoding 3-hydroxyacyl-ACP dehydratase FabZ, which yields MQDTVTQSQAMDIQRILSILPHRYPFLLVDRVVECVPGSHIKAYKNVSVNEPFFQGHFPGVPIMPGVLILEALAQTGGLLAAAGMGDLADKLFLFTGLDGVKFRRQVVPGDRLDLECSNMRMKLKLCKMEARAFVDGKLAAEARITAAIGDRPGA from the coding sequence ATGCAGGATACGGTCACTCAGAGCCAGGCTATGGATATTCAGCGCATTTTGAGCATTCTGCCCCACCGTTACCCTTTTCTCCTGGTGGACCGGGTGGTGGAATGCGTGCCGGGCTCGCATATCAAGGCTTATAAAAACGTCAGCGTCAACGAACCCTTTTTCCAGGGCCATTTTCCCGGCGTGCCGATCATGCCGGGCGTACTGATCCTGGAGGCCCTGGCCCAGACCGGCGGTCTGCTGGCCGCGGCGGGCATGGGCGACCTCGCGGACAAACTCTTTCTTTTCACCGGCCTGGACGGCGTGAAGTTCCGCCGTCAGGTGGTTCCCGGCGACCGCCTGGACCTGGAATGCTCCAATATGCGCATGAAGCTGAAGCTCTGCAAGATGGAAGCCCGCGCCTTTGTGGACGGCAAGCTGGCCGCCGAGGCCCGGATTACGGCCGCCATCGGCGACAGACCGGGAGCCTGA
- a CDS encoding OmpH family outer membrane protein, producing MRNVVLMTLAACLLLAGAAFAADENVVPAAKIGVVDMQTVATQSEPAQAAKKQMESKYGKERQSLEKQGEALKKKAEDLKNPKASEEKKLAFIRAKQELDQKTRNFLRKVEQDEVKLRQDMVTLVFSATYEVARAKGFNFVVDVTAGGVLYADQSMDLTQDVLAEVNKLYKAGGPKKDDKK from the coding sequence ATGCGTAATGTTGTGTTGATGACCCTTGCGGCTTGTCTGCTGCTGGCCGGAGCGGCTTTCGCCGCTGATGAAAACGTCGTGCCCGCGGCTAAAATCGGCGTGGTGGACATGCAGACCGTAGCCACGCAGAGCGAGCCCGCCCAGGCCGCCAAAAAACAGATGGAATCCAAATACGGCAAGGAGCGCCAGAGCCTGGAAAAACAGGGCGAAGCGCTGAAGAAAAAGGCTGAAGACCTGAAGAATCCCAAAGCCAGTGAGGAAAAGAAGCTGGCCTTTATCCGCGCCAAGCAGGAACTGGATCAGAAGACCCGCAATTTCCTGCGCAAGGTGGAACAGGACGAGGTTAAGCTGCGCCAGGACATGGTTACCCTGGTGTTCAGCGCCACCTATGAAGTGGCCCGGGCCAAGGGCTTCAATTTCGTGGTGGACGTCACGGCCGGCGGCGTGCTCTATGCCGATCAGTCCATGGACCTGACCCAGGACGTGCTGGCCGAGGTGAACAAGCTGTATAAGGCCGGTGGTCCCAAAAAGGACGACAAGAAGTAA
- the bamA gene encoding outer membrane protein assembly factor BamA: MRSLLHSVLFRAVCLAALACALQALSAQNAMAAKAGQPLVLVLPFQVNAGPDMPDASRDVPQLIVSQLEQNGLKAVPMNRARALFERSGDNSIDLATARRLGRQAGAKLVIYGSFNQLGDGFTMDTRLVPVEQGEAVPAGFERNSLVALSECATAVAGRASDMLGAAAPAAPAAPAPQADNGPGFVPMHSPAAAGDGLADVQVRGMKIMDPDTVLMRLTIRKGDKPDANAINEEVKRIWDMGYFSDVQASMEGSVLVFTVVEKPRIDNIVVEGSKDIDQEDVLAAMGTKSGSVLNEQMLSDDLQKITELYRKEGYYLAKATYRLEDRQGGRGAVLVISVDEGNKLYIKEVKIEGLKELKQGDMDKYMALKPRNIFSWFTGSGVLKDEYLERDTNAIAAYGLNEGFIDMQVSAPQVDYKPDGIYITFTVHEGPRYTVRNVKFAGDVIDSEDNMLKVVQMDDWEKSNKYFSLTVMQEDSKRLTDYYADYGYAFAEVDTKLMKADDGSAQVDVGYLINKKQKVFIRRLTVEGNTKTRDNVILREMRLGDGDMYEGAKLRRSSERLNRLRYFSAVDTELIPTGNEDEVDLKVKVKETNTGAIMGGIGYSTYYDVGVTASIMERNLFGRGYWLQLQGFFSWRRTTGMLSFTNPRVYDTDLSLGNDLYYTHDYWDDFTKDTVGDTIRASYPIGEYTSVGLAYRLERYELYDVHSDASPYISDYKGVNWTSALSGRILRDTTDAKDRPTKGTITRLWAEYGGGGLGGTDNFVKAVADWQGFWSFNPQNTFHVRTRLGGVFQNTDDPVPVFERFWLGGMDTIRGYSYSDLSPRDYKYNGEQIGGDRMGVLNVEYIWTFQKDMGLALVPFFDGGFNIDQKTMGNDLDKYLVASAGLELRWRSPMGDLRIAYGIPLVQDYDKEMESGRLEFSMGQFF; the protein is encoded by the coding sequence ATGAGAAGTCTTTTGCATAGTGTGCTGTTCAGGGCCGTGTGCCTTGCCGCCCTGGCCTGCGCCTTACAGGCGCTGTCCGCCCAGAATGCCATGGCGGCCAAGGCCGGGCAGCCCCTGGTTCTGGTGCTGCCCTTCCAGGTCAATGCCGGGCCGGACATGCCCGATGCCTCCCGCGATGTGCCGCAGCTCATCGTCAGCCAGCTGGAACAGAACGGCCTCAAGGCCGTGCCCATGAACCGGGCCCGCGCCCTGTTCGAACGCAGCGGCGACAACAGCATCGATCTGGCCACGGCCCGTCGCCTTGGGCGCCAAGCCGGCGCCAAACTGGTCATTTACGGCAGCTTCAATCAATTGGGCGACGGCTTCACCATGGACACCCGCTTGGTGCCCGTGGAGCAGGGCGAAGCCGTGCCCGCCGGTTTTGAGCGCAATTCCCTGGTGGCTCTGAGCGAGTGCGCCACGGCCGTGGCCGGGCGCGCTTCGGACATGCTGGGCGCCGCCGCGCCCGCCGCGCCCGCCGCTCCGGCCCCGCAGGCCGACAACGGCCCCGGCTTCGTGCCCATGCACTCCCCGGCGGCCGCCGGCGACGGCCTGGCCGACGTGCAGGTGCGCGGCATGAAGATCATGGACCCGGACACCGTGCTCATGCGCCTGACCATCCGCAAGGGCGACAAGCCGGACGCCAACGCCATCAACGAAGAAGTCAAACGCATCTGGGACATGGGCTATTTCAGCGATGTGCAGGCCTCCATGGAAGGCAGCGTCCTGGTTTTCACCGTGGTGGAAAAGCCGCGCATCGATAATATCGTGGTGGAAGGCTCCAAGGATATCGACCAGGAAGATGTGCTGGCCGCCATGGGCACCAAGTCCGGCAGCGTGCTCAACGAGCAGATGCTTTCCGACGATTTGCAGAAAATCACCGAACTCTACCGCAAGGAAGGCTATTACCTGGCCAAGGCCACCTATCGCCTGGAAGACCGGCAGGGCGGCCGGGGCGCGGTGCTGGTCATCTCCGTGGACGAGGGCAACAAGCTCTATATCAAGGAAGTGAAGATCGAGGGCCTCAAGGAACTCAAGCAGGGCGACATGGACAAGTACATGGCGCTCAAGCCCCGCAACATCTTCTCCTGGTTCACGGGCAGCGGCGTGCTCAAGGATGAATACCTGGAGCGCGACACCAACGCCATTGCCGCCTACGGCCTGAACGAAGGCTTCATCGACATGCAGGTTTCCGCGCCGCAGGTGGACTATAAGCCCGACGGCATCTACATCACCTTCACCGTGCACGAGGGCCCTCGCTATACCGTGCGTAACGTGAAATTCGCCGGCGACGTCATCGACAGCGAAGACAACATGCTCAAGGTGGTGCAGATGGACGATTGGGAGAAGTCCAACAAATACTTCTCCCTGACGGTCATGCAGGAAGACTCCAAGCGCCTGACGGACTACTACGCCGACTACGGCTACGCCTTCGCAGAAGTGGACACCAAGCTGATGAAGGCCGACGACGGCAGCGCCCAGGTGGACGTGGGCTATCTGATCAACAAAAAACAGAAGGTCTTCATCCGCCGCCTCACGGTGGAAGGCAACACCAAGACCCGCGACAACGTCATTCTGCGCGAAATGCGCCTGGGCGACGGCGATATGTACGAAGGCGCCAAACTGCGCCGCTCCAGCGAACGCCTGAACCGCCTGCGTTACTTCTCCGCCGTGGACACGGAGCTGATTCCCACAGGCAATGAGGATGAGGTGGACCTCAAGGTCAAGGTCAAGGAAACCAACACCGGCGCCATCATGGGCGGCATCGGCTACTCGACCTATTATGACGTGGGCGTCACCGCCTCCATCATGGAGCGCAATCTCTTCGGCCGGGGCTACTGGCTCCAGTTGCAGGGTTTCTTCTCCTGGCGGCGCACCACGGGCATGCTGTCCTTCACCAACCCCCGCGTCTACGACACGGACCTTTCCCTGGGCAACGACCTCTATTACACGCACGATTACTGGGACGACTTCACCAAGGACACTGTCGGTGACACCATCCGGGCCTCCTATCCCATCGGCGAATACACCTCCGTGGGCCTGGCCTACCGCCTGGAGCGCTACGAGCTGTATGACGTGCACAGCGACGCCTCGCCGTATATCAGCGACTACAAGGGCGTGAACTGGACCAGCGCCCTTTCCGGCCGCATCCTGCGCGACACCACCGACGCCAAGGACCGCCCCACCAAGGGCACCATCACCCGCCTCTGGGCGGAATACGGCGGCGGCGGCCTGGGCGGCACGGACAACTTCGTCAAGGCCGTGGCCGACTGGCAGGGCTTCTGGTCTTTCAATCCCCAGAACACCTTCCATGTGCGCACCCGTCTGGGCGGCGTGTTCCAGAACACCGACGACCCGGTGCCCGTGTTTGAACGCTTCTGGCTGGGTGGCATGGACACCATCCGCGGCTATTCCTACTCCGACCTTTCGCCCCGCGACTACAAGTACAATGGCGAGCAGATCGGCGGCGACCGCATGGGCGTGTTGAATGTGGAATATATCTGGACCTTCCAGAAGGATATGGGCCTGGCCTTGGTGCCCTTCTTTGACGGCGGCTTCAACATCGACCAGAAGACCATGGGCAACGACCTGGACAAATATCTGGTGGCCTCCGCCGGTCTGGAACTGCGCTGGCGTTCGCCCATGGGCGATCTGCGCATCGCCTACGGCATCCCCCTGGTGCAGGATTACGACAAGGAAATGGAATCGGGAAGGCTTGAGTTCAGCATGGGCCAGTTCTTCTAG
- the wbaP gene encoding undecaprenyl-phosphate galactose phosphotransferase WbaP, which yields MSQFSPAIRLLRRFGLSPQKVLLVLSDLLALLGTAIAVFLLRAAFDNLDSILYRWVLPLLLLGPLLGASLGLYQSISLPPHRELKALFLMISLTYCMILAALFLAKTGDLYSRLVILGSWAATIFTLPTLRGICRRRFCRKSWWGRPLIILDRSDRGRDLWHYLRRHPERGLMPVEIFGLPDDALRVRELLGTAARRWPNAIALILQKVGQGQVLDYVTEVNRYFSKVLLVPSFGEDFKCYWLTPRDLGNVVGLLLRQNLHDKRRLRMKRCIDLFFCLLILPVLLPLGLILGLLIRLDSPGSILYRQQRIGQGGRALQIYKFRTMAANADAVLEDWLARDPALREEWERDHKLKHDPRVTRMGAFLRKTSLDELPQLINVVLGGMSLVGPRPIVSGEIEKYGEVYDEYCRVKPGITGLWQISGRNDTSYEERVAYDHYYINNWSVWMDLWILGRTVPVVLSGYGAY from the coding sequence ATGTCCCAGTTTTCTCCCGCCATCCGCCTGTTGCGCCGCTTCGGCCTGTCGCCGCAGAAAGTTCTGCTTGTGCTGTCCGACCTTCTGGCCCTGCTGGGCACGGCCATTGCGGTTTTTTTGCTGCGTGCGGCTTTTGACAATCTTGACTCCATCCTTTACCGCTGGGTGCTGCCGCTTTTGCTGCTGGGGCCGCTGCTCGGCGCAAGCCTGGGCCTGTACCAGAGCATCAGCCTGCCGCCGCACCGCGAACTGAAAGCCCTCTTCCTGATGATCAGCCTGACGTATTGCATGATCCTGGCCGCGCTTTTTCTGGCAAAAACCGGGGACCTGTATTCGCGCTTGGTCATTCTGGGCAGTTGGGCCGCCACCATTTTTACCCTGCCCACCCTGCGCGGCATCTGCCGCCGCCGCTTCTGCCGGAAAAGCTGGTGGGGCAGGCCGTTGATCATTCTGGACCGTAGCGACCGGGGGCGCGATCTCTGGCACTACCTCAGACGCCATCCGGAGCGGGGCCTGATGCCGGTGGAAATTTTCGGCCTGCCCGATGATGCACTGCGCGTGCGGGAACTGCTGGGCACCGCCGCGCGGCGCTGGCCCAACGCCATAGCCTTGATTCTGCAAAAGGTCGGGCAGGGGCAGGTGCTGGATTACGTCACGGAAGTCAACCGCTACTTCAGCAAGGTGCTGCTGGTGCCCTCCTTCGGGGAAGACTTCAAATGTTACTGGCTGACGCCGCGCGACCTGGGCAATGTCGTGGGCCTGCTCTTGCGCCAGAATCTGCATGATAAACGCCGCTTGCGGATGAAGCGCTGTATTGATCTCTTTTTCTGCCTGCTGATCCTGCCTGTGCTTCTGCCGCTGGGCCTGATTCTGGGCCTGCTGATCCGTCTGGACAGCCCCGGTTCGATCCTGTACCGGCAGCAGCGTATCGGCCAGGGCGGCCGGGCGCTGCAAATCTATAAATTCCGGACAATGGCGGCCAATGCCGACGCTGTGCTTGAAGACTGGCTGGCTCGCGACCCCGCCTTGCGTGAGGAATGGGAGCGCGACCACAAGCTCAAGCATGACCCCCGGGTCACCCGCATGGGGGCTTTTCTGCGCAAGACCAGCCTGGACGAGCTGCCGCAGCTCATCAATGTGGTTCTGGGCGGCATGAGCCTTGTGGGGCCGCGCCCCATTGTGAGCGGGGAAATCGAGAAGTACGGCGAAGTCTATGACGAATACTGTCGCGTCAAGCCCGGCATCACCGGACTGTGGCAGATTTCGGGCCGCAACGACACCAGCTATGAGGAGCGTGTGGCCTACGACCACTATTACATCAACAACTGGTCGGTCTGGATGGATTTGTGGATTCTGGGCAGAACCGTGCCGGTGGTGCTTTCCGGCTATGGCGCTTATTGA
- a CDS encoding N-acetylmuramoyl-L-alanine amidase has protein sequence MAGKSKQHKQTDKALVRRLAPPLAFLLALCLLVICCYDAGYSALPPTEKRYAAAKADIANLKLDDKKGNLREPWEKLATEFRAIYDTDPAWPNRPAALFRAAESLEELAKRSFAKADARKAIECYESLALRHADSRLADDALFRAARMRAAWLKDDKGALALLTRIKSQYPKGDMLPEALALEKALKASASGRTAPEARQVAAADRKEAVEDQPAAPEKPSSPQVSVQPAVPEGQLLPRYRAAKARMEALRADKVKSCWRQPWEELQAEFQHIYESRKNWAVAPGALFRSAASQEALADCSHLSGDYRRALELYLSLTREFPKSALADDALLCAARIQSTRLGKTSEGLALLDEIAANYPRGDMAAEARRLRAQWRGTLADAENTGAGAGAGRADSASKAASRPETPEVQVLSWDSLNKNSVEIVLEMSGPTRYSTRLVKAQKGAPARLYLDLENAAVVSDVRKGVTVRGSLLQAVRVRERKEGGASLQFDFREVRRFDARIEDDPCRIVLSVAAGKTPLPRKAGAAAAFAAGEEDAPAPRASKTGVKSRQVSDMASQLGLTVHTVFIDAGHGGRDPGTSHNKVLERLITLDVAMSLGRLLEANGLEVVYSRTRDTAVSLSERTRRANAARADLFVSVHVNASEDPRVSGMETYYLDLASNPQAARVAALENAGSDHRLGDMQNMLADVMLNARVEESRRLAGDIQRLSMFRLKRREFTVRNNGVKAAPFHVLLGAQMPAVLVELGYCTNPAEARNLADPKYRHALAEGLAEGILAYKDRLLKRQTAQNSLTPNGPGAM, from the coding sequence GTGGCCGGAAAAAGTAAGCAACATAAACAGACGGACAAAGCCCTGGTCAGGCGGCTCGCGCCGCCGCTGGCCTTTTTGCTGGCGCTCTGTCTGCTGGTCATCTGTTGCTATGATGCCGGGTACAGTGCGCTGCCGCCCACGGAAAAACGCTATGCCGCCGCCAAGGCGGATATTGCCAATCTCAAACTGGACGACAAGAAAGGCAATCTGCGAGAACCGTGGGAGAAACTGGCTACGGAATTCCGGGCCATTTACGATACGGATCCGGCTTGGCCCAACCGCCCGGCCGCGTTGTTCCGGGCCGCCGAAAGCCTGGAGGAGCTGGCAAAACGCTCCTTCGCCAAAGCGGACGCCCGCAAGGCCATAGAATGTTATGAATCCCTGGCCCTGCGCCATGCCGATAGCCGCCTGGCCGACGACGCCCTGTTCCGCGCGGCGCGGATGCGCGCGGCCTGGCTCAAGGACGACAAGGGCGCGCTGGCTTTGCTGACCCGGATCAAGAGCCAGTACCCAAAGGGAGATATGCTGCCCGAAGCCCTGGCTCTGGAAAAGGCCCTCAAGGCCTCGGCCAGCGGCCGCACCGCGCCGGAGGCCCGCCAGGTGGCGGCTGCGGACAGGAAGGAAGCGGTGGAGGACCAGCCTGCCGCGCCGGAAAAACCTTCCTCCCCGCAGGTTTCTGTCCAGCCAGCTGTTCCGGAAGGCCAGTTGTTGCCCCGCTATCGCGCGGCCAAGGCCCGCATGGAAGCCCTCCGGGCGGACAAGGTCAAATCCTGCTGGCGTCAGCCCTGGGAAGAACTGCAGGCCGAGTTCCAGCACATCTATGAAAGCCGTAAGAACTGGGCTGTGGCGCCCGGCGCGCTGTTCCGTTCCGCCGCGAGCCAGGAAGCTCTGGCCGACTGTTCCCATCTGTCAGGCGATTACCGCCGTGCTTTGGAACTCTATTTGTCCCTGACCCGCGAATTTCCCAAGAGTGCGCTGGCCGACGACGCCTTGCTGTGCGCGGCCCGAATCCAGAGCACGCGCCTGGGCAAAACCAGTGAAGGTCTCGCCCTGCTGGACGAAATCGCCGCCAATTACCCGCGCGGCGACATGGCCGCGGAGGCCCGCAGACTGCGGGCCCAGTGGAGGGGCACTCTGGCGGACGCCGAGAATACAGGGGCCGGAGCGGGTGCAGGGCGCGCGGATTCCGCCTCAAAGGCCGCGTCCCGGCCTGAGACGCCGGAAGTGCAGGTACTTTCCTGGGATTCCCTGAACAAAAACAGCGTGGAAATCGTTCTGGAAATGAGCGGCCCCACGCGCTATTCCACGCGTCTGGTCAAGGCCCAGAAAGGCGCTCCGGCCCGGCTGTATCTGGATCTGGAGAATGCCGCCGTGGTCAGTGACGTACGCAAGGGCGTCACGGTGCGCGGCAGCCTTTTGCAGGCCGTGCGCGTGCGCGAGCGCAAGGAAGGCGGGGCCAGCCTTCAGTTCGATTTCCGCGAGGTGCGGCGTTTCGATGCACGCATAGAGGACGACCCGTGCCGCATCGTGCTCAGCGTGGCTGCGGGCAAGACCCCTCTGCCGCGCAAGGCCGGTGCGGCGGCGGCCTTTGCCGCCGGCGAGGAAGACGCGCCCGCGCCGCGCGCGTCCAAAACCGGCGTCAAGAGCCGTCAGGTCAGCGACATGGCCAGCCAGCTCGGCCTGACCGTGCATACGGTGTTCATCGACGCCGGACACGGCGGCCGGGATCCGGGCACCAGCCACAACAAGGTGCTGGAACGCCTGATTACCTTGGACGTAGCCATGAGTCTGGGCCGTCTGCTGGAGGCCAACGGCCTGGAAGTCGTCTACAGCCGTACCCGCGACACGGCAGTCTCCCTGAGCGAGCGTACGCGCAGGGCCAATGCGGCGCGCGCCGACCTTTTTGTCTCGGTGCATGTCAATGCCAGCGAAGATCCACGGGTCAGCGGCATGGAAACCTATTATCTGGACCTGGCCAGCAATCCGCAGGCCGCGCGGGTGGCCGCGCTGGAAAACGCGGGCAGCGATCATCGCCTCGGCGACATGCAGAACATGCTGGCCGACGTCATGCTCAACGCCCGGGTGGAGGAGTCACGTCGCCTGGCCGGGGACATCCAGCGCCTGTCCATGTTCCGCCTGAAACGGCGGGAATTCACGGTCAGGAACAACGGCGTCAAGGCCGCGCCCTTCCACGTGCTGCTCGGCGCGCAAATGCCCGCCGTGCTGGTGGAGCTGGGTTACTGCACCAATCCGGCCGAGGCCCGCAACCTGGCTGACCCTAAATATCGTCACGCCCTGGCCGAAGGGCTGGCCGAGGGTATCCTGGCCTACAAAGATCGCCTTCTCAAACGCCAGACCGCGCAGAATTCCTTGACGCCCAACGGCCCCGGTGCTATGTGA